The Bernardetia litoralis DSM 6794 genome includes a window with the following:
- a CDS encoding AMP nucleosidase codes for MSKKENIVKDWLPRYTGRKLEDFGEFILLTNFIGYVEKFAEKFGVEVHGREKPMQTATADNITIINFGMGSAMAATVMDLLSAIDIKALLFLGKCGGLKKKNELGSFVLPIAAIRGEGTSNDYLPNEVPALPSFRIHKSASIIIRNHELDYYTGTVYTTNRRVWEHDTGFKKYLEDMRVMAIDMETATIFTVGFVNEIPRGAVLMVSDNPMIPEGVKTSKSDSSVTAKFAERHLQVGIETLQRIAQSGQSMKHMRFE; via the coding sequence ATGTCTAAAAAAGAAAACATTGTCAAAGATTGGTTGCCTCGTTATACAGGGCGCAAGTTAGAAGATTTTGGGGAATTTATTTTACTTACTAACTTTATTGGTTATGTAGAAAAATTTGCTGAAAAATTTGGCGTGGAAGTACATGGAAGAGAAAAACCGATGCAAACAGCAACAGCTGATAATATTACAATCATTAACTTTGGAATGGGAAGTGCTATGGCTGCGACGGTTATGGATTTGCTTTCTGCTATTGATATAAAAGCCTTGTTATTTTTGGGAAAATGTGGAGGATTAAAGAAAAAAAATGAACTTGGAAGTTTTGTTTTGCCTATTGCTGCTATTCGTGGTGAAGGTACAAGTAATGACTATTTACCCAATGAAGTTCCTGCTTTGCCTTCTTTTCGCATTCACAAATCGGCTTCTATTATTATCCGAAATCACGAATTAGACTATTATACAGGAACTGTTTATACTACAAATCGAAGAGTTTGGGAACACGATACAGGTTTCAAAAAATACCTAGAAGATATGCGTGTTATGGCGATTGATATGGAAACAGCAACTATTTTTACAGTTGGTTTTGTCAATGAAATTCCTCGTGGTGCTGTTTTGATGGTTTCTGATAACCCAATGATTCCTGAAGGTGTAAAAACTTCAAAAAGTGATTCTTCAGTAACAGCAAAATTTGCTGAACGTCATTTGCAAGTTGGAATCGAAACACTTCAACGCATTGCACAATCAGGGCAATCAATGAAACACATGAGATTTGAGTAA
- a CDS encoding type I restriction enzyme HsdR N-terminal domain-containing protein: MLKRGRLKKRTGNPFLVVECKAAHISLSSDIFSQVAVYNYCIDAPFVMITNGMQLGIFEKRVTKQTENNLYKMIENLPIFEKLPCHINQNLYYKTIFYCNFKALVIFIIFVFFFSIVFFL; encoded by the coding sequence TTGCTCAAGAGGGGGCGTTTGAAGAAGAGAACAGGAAATCCATTTTTGGTTGTGGAATGTAAAGCTGCTCATATTTCGCTTTCTTCGGATATTTTTTCACAAGTTGCTGTCTATAATTATTGTATAGATGCGCCTTTTGTGATGATAACTAACGGAATGCAATTAGGAATTTTTGAAAAAAGAGTAACCAAACAGACAGAAAATAATTTGTATAAAATGATTGAAAATTTGCCTATTTTTGAAAAATTACCCTGCCATATCAATCAAAATCTCTATTACAAAACCATCTTTTACTGTAACTTTAAAGCGTTGGTAATATTTATCATCTTTGTTTTCTTCTTTAGTATTGTGTTCTTTTTGTGA
- a CDS encoding ComF family protein yields MANLKSYLSALLYILFPDNCLACGGVIEEEEDSICSICRFSLAKTNFHLDDKNIVAQKFWGRTKLNYAISYLFFRKEGDVQNLLHGLKYNNQPQVGEILGNWYAQELMDNDFYKNFDIIIPVPMHPKKLKKRGYNQSAYFGKGLAEIWKIPQLENGIKKLSNTLSQTKKSRQERYDNMKAGFEITDLEAIKNKNILLVDDVITTGATLEACANLLLKGGAKTVSIATIAAAQS; encoded by the coding sequence ATGGCTAATTTAAAATCATATCTTTCTGCATTATTATATATTTTATTTCCTGATAATTGTTTGGCTTGTGGAGGAGTAATAGAAGAAGAAGAAGACAGTATTTGTTCTATTTGCCGATTTAGTTTAGCAAAAACAAATTTTCATTTAGATGATAAAAATATAGTTGCTCAAAAATTTTGGGGCAGAACCAAATTAAATTATGCTATATCCTATTTATTTTTCAGAAAAGAAGGAGATGTTCAAAATCTTTTACACGGATTGAAGTATAATAATCAACCACAAGTGGGAGAGATTTTAGGAAATTGGTATGCTCAAGAATTAATGGATAATGATTTTTACAAAAATTTTGATATCATAATTCCTGTTCCAATGCACCCTAAAAAACTAAAAAAGAGAGGTTATAATCAGAGTGCTTATTTTGGAAAAGGGTTAGCCGAAATTTGGAAAATTCCACAACTTGAAAATGGCATCAAAAAATTATCTAATACCCTTTCTCAAACAAAAAAATCAAGACAAGAAAGATATGATAATATGAAAGCTGGTTTTGAAATAACAGACCTAGAAGCTATCAAAAATAAAAATATATTATTAGTAGACGATGTCATTACAACAGGTGCAACTTTAGAAGCCTGTGCTAATTTATTACTAAAAGGAGGTGCAAAAACAGTCAGTATTGCAACTATTGCAGCAGCACAGAGTTAA
- a CDS encoding type I restriction enzyme HsdR N-terminal domain-containing protein, translating into MFPKLNIPSFEAKIKQVENPTIKQTDKMNKKHQIFDIIRKKWIILTPEEWVRQHVVHFLLSQKYSKNLMQIESEHHFQERKKRTDILIFDRTGNPFLVVECKAAHIPLSSDVFSQVAVYNYCIDAPFVMITNGMQLGIFEKRVNKQTKKNSYNIIKDLPIF; encoded by the coding sequence ATGTTTCCAAAACTCAATATTCCTTCTTTTGAAGCTAAAATCAAGCAAGTAGAAAATCCTACTATTAAACAGACTGATAAGATGAATAAAAAACATCAAATTTTTGATATTATTAGAAAAAAATGGATTATCCTTACTCCTGAAGAGTGGGTTCGTCAGCATGTTGTTCATTTTTTGCTCTCTCAAAAATACTCTAAAAATTTGATGCAAATAGAAAGCGAGCATCATTTTCAAGAGCGCAAAAAAAGAACAGATATTTTGATTTTTGATAGAACAGGAAATCCATTTTTGGTAGTAGAGTGTAAGGCTGCTCATATTCCACTTTCTTCTGATGTTTTTTCACAAGTTGCTGTCTATAATTATTGTATAGATGCGCCTTTTGTGATGATAACTAACGGAATGCAATTAGGAATTTTTGAAAAAAGAGTAAACAAACAGACAAAAAAGAATTCTTATAATATAATTAAAGATTTGCCTATTTTTTAA
- a CDS encoding DUF4132 domain-containing protein: MLNKEDVWGSSVTEFFDYADEKEQLLWSYFFEKIIETTPRSYKKQILPIIEKIGKNSFRKIIHNWLEIVILATPKTAFYQDESGLEHERNYLLEYPNETIFARLIRALPFVADQNSIDLLSELAIEAGKNRIAKIDKITGIASYKLSEQAIYALADIEKVTPISSLLSIQIQLQSLSLKKLIEKKLIQIAKKQKIEVIELLENYLPDYDLENGFLEGEIQSKLNPTKIYAYQIQVIENKVKLSWFDVNGKKLKTVPIALKREFPHKIEKLKNTAIEAQKTLTLQREHLEKAYLTQKKFNYSHWKKAYANHGLLGVIVENLIWQVNIDTQEGKKWKTVWSSFGRFVDIEKNPVEVKENDVIRVLHPVLLNKKELEYWQYFIKQKEIKQPFQQIYRNTFERKTDEEIDESKRFEGIILSQKKLRMFAKIQGWNYKWLTYPKMNRSFVTFQFDYKIDNSEKPQKLEIEFWVEALPSQPQKVKTSVVRLYKKAQPLSFEILDKVTFSELFRAIQRIVNISSLDITNN, encoded by the coding sequence ATGCTAAATAAAGAAGATGTTTGGGGAAGCAGCGTAACCGAATTTTTTGATTATGCTGATGAAAAAGAACAATTACTTTGGTCATATTTTTTTGAAAAAATAATTGAAACAACACCACGCAGTTATAAGAAACAAATTCTTCCAATTATAGAAAAAATAGGTAAAAATTCTTTTCGAAAAATTATTCATAATTGGTTAGAAATTGTAATCTTAGCAACTCCCAAAACAGCTTTTTATCAAGATGAATCAGGATTAGAACACGAGCGAAATTATTTATTGGAATACCCAAATGAAACTATTTTTGCTCGTCTTATCCGTGCTTTGCCTTTTGTAGCAGACCAAAATTCTATTGATTTACTTTCCGAACTTGCCATTGAAGCTGGAAAGAATAGAATTGCTAAAATCGACAAAATCACAGGAATTGCTTCTTATAAACTTTCTGAACAGGCGATTTATGCTTTAGCAGATATTGAAAAAGTAACTCCAATTAGTTCTCTTCTTTCTATTCAAATTCAATTGCAATCACTTTCTTTAAAGAAATTAATAGAAAAAAAACTGATTCAAATTGCCAAAAAACAGAAAATAGAAGTCATTGAACTTTTAGAAAATTACTTACCAGATTATGACTTAGAAAATGGATTTTTGGAAGGTGAGATTCAGTCAAAACTAAATCCTACCAAAATCTATGCTTACCAAATACAAGTCATAGAAAATAAGGTAAAATTAAGTTGGTTTGATGTAAATGGAAAAAAGTTAAAAACAGTTCCAATTGCACTCAAAAGAGAATTTCCTCACAAAATAGAAAAGCTAAAGAATACAGCTATTGAAGCACAAAAAACACTCACTTTACAAAGAGAGCATTTAGAAAAAGCATATCTAACTCAAAAAAAATTTAACTATTCACATTGGAAAAAAGCCTATGCTAATCATGGACTTTTAGGAGTTATTGTTGAAAATTTGATTTGGCAAGTAAATATTGATACACAAGAAGGAAAAAAATGGAAAACTGTTTGGTCTTCTTTTGGACGTTTTGTAGATATTGAAAAAAATCCTGTTGAAGTAAAAGAAAATGATGTAATTAGGGTTTTGCATCCTGTTTTATTGAACAAAAAGGAATTAGAATATTGGCAATATTTTATAAAACAAAAAGAGATTAAACAACCTTTTCAACAAATTTATAGAAATACTTTTGAACGAAAAACAGATGAAGAAATAGATGAAAGTAAACGTTTTGAAGGAATTATTTTAAGTCAAAAAAAGCTACGCATGTTTGCCAAAATTCAGGGCTGGAATTATAAATGGCTTACTTATCCAAAGATGAATCGTAGTTTTGTTACCTTTCAGTTTGATTACAAAATTGACAATTCAGAAAAACCTCAAAAACTAGAGATAGAGTTTTGGGTAGAAGCCTTGCCAAGTCAGCCACAAAAAGTAAAAACGAGTGTTGTTCGTTTGTACAAAAAAGCACAACCACTTTCTTTTGAAATTTTAGATAAAGTAACTTTTTCAGAACTTTTCAGAGCCATTCAAAGAATTGTTAATATTTCTTCTTTAGATATTACTAATAATTAG